From the Hevea brasiliensis isolate MT/VB/25A 57/8 chromosome 13, ASM3005281v1, whole genome shotgun sequence genome, the window atttagtttattcAATACCTAtataaagaaaagagaaaaataatAACACAAAATTTATGTGATTTGATCGTAATGTCTACGCTCATGGGTAAGATAAGAGAAAATTTCAATTATGATAAAAAAGAGCAAGATATAGTCAATAAGAATTCTCCAAACCTAATCTCAGTGTGTTTCTTAAATATCTCATAACTCTATCGCAAATggcagaatattacaatattataACTATACCACTATGAAAAGCTACCATATGCTACTACTATATTTCTCAACTTTTATCACAATCGGATTGCAGAGCGAAACTTTTGAGTCAAGTTACAATTCGAATCCATgaaaaatatattcaaaattcaagtcacataaaaataacaattaaactttatataaaataataattttatataatcacAGTTCTAATAACAATTAGAATTATTCAATACCTATATAAAGAAATAAAACCTCCACAATTCTCATTCAATTCTCTCAATCTTAATTCTAATTATTGCAGGAAAAATCCACCACAAACATGCTTTTCATCGGGAACACTTGTGATCACTAGTACTAAACTTTTCACCATCAACGGCAATTCCTCCAAAGTCcaaatcataaaattaaaaataaagaaaaggaaaaataaatgcatatatatatataagggcaGTTCTTATCTGGGACCAAAATTTGTTTAAGGTATGGTGGTCCTGAGCAGCGTACCTAATGCACTGTATTAGATTAACTTACATAATTAATGATGAATTGAGATGGAATCTTGGACAAGGAAAGATTCTGAGGGCATCAGAATATCTTTCTCCCTACCTAGAAGATAAGTTAAATAAACGCAGACGGAATATACTTGGACAAGAAGATGATAGCTAGCCCATGACAATTTACAATTTGTTTTCTAATGTAATTTCTCAATAATCAAGGAGAGAAATATTTCAAATATGCCACATTATTCTGGTATATTCGAAGGTGGACCATGTAGGAGAAATAGTGCATTCACCATCATATTATTGTTAAGAAATTATAAAGTAGAAAATTATATAAATGGGTTTGTCGTGTTGCGCATTTGGGCTGAGCTGCTAAgaaattatcatttttttatcGTCTTACTTAGATTCTTAAGCCACCGCCTTTAAATTAATATCTAGATGACTACATCACCGTCATGCACGGTACGCCATATCATCAAACAATCCACCGTCGTCttgcttttttttctttttttttttataaatcataaatatctcttaatttattaaattaaatctaattttaCTTATATTAAAgagatttattataaaaataaaatacttttagtaaaaaaatacttttatttataaaaattaaatatttaatcttacttaaaaaatataaaatattttattacttaCATCAATTAATcgcattgatatatatatatatatatatatatatatatatatatatatatatatatatatatatatatatatatatatataagtgaaacTGTAACTTGAGCACATTATTTTCAGAGTAGGTGATTTTAAATGACTACTTGAAGCTACTTGCTTAAAATAATTGACACGTACTTAGATTTGCCATATTTTTGATGTGGAAAGTAAGGCAGCATGCAATGCAAGTCATATTCTTCTTGGCCCCTCTGGCCCTCTCCCCTCCTACAATTTATTATTAGGACTGGTGTAAAAATTTTCATTGGATCCTCAACTTGTGATTATTATTTACTCATTCTTGTGCCAGAAGATTCTTCACGAGCAAAGATTCTTGCTTACCCATAGACGGATCATTTTCCCCAttctttaaaaagaaaaaataaaaatcgaaatttacataagaaattaaattcaTTTCATACGTATATATGGGGTACAAGTGATGGTTGTCGGTGGATTTTTGGGGGTTGGAAATTGAAAAATGTATTTGGCCCCAAAATATATAGGTTTGACCATCGAATGCTAACCCTTTGTTTTGCAGAAAATTTTACAAGGTAATggcaaatttttaaaagttttagatttattttgcaaaaatttgcagtttttgattttttaaaataaaatttttaaaaatcttcaaaaatttttatttttcaattcatTAAATCAATGAATTGAAAATGTTCTCTCTTTAAATTTAGCTTATATTTAATCTAGCATCATCACACATTATGGACATTCAAATACTTGCAATGATGGGAATTGAGAGCATGATGAGTTtacaatcaataaattttaaaaaaaaaaaaaaattgttggtaAAGAATTGGGCTTAATTTTCTAAAATGCTTtatgaaatatttataaatattaaacagTTTTTATAACCCAGAAAAATCTTTGTTGCACTGGTTGTTGGTCAATATTTGGATTCTGCAGCTCCGGTCTTCGCTTGGAAATCAATAAATTCTGGTGGTGTCGAGGTCACTGCTTGGAAATCAAGCAATCTCCATTGATTCTTATTGCAATATACCAAGCTGAAATGGCCATAACAAAATTAATTTATTGACCATGAAATTCTCATGTTTATGTCCAATGCAAGCTATATTATTTCCATTTCTTTTGTTTTAAATATGCATTGCCAAATCAATTATTTAGATCAGAATTCAGATTATTTTTCCTCCTCATCCGTGGAAGCTGCAAGGGAGGTGAAGTACAAGGACCCGTTTATTCCAAAAAGACTCCATTTGAATAATGTCTAAGTCAAAATATATAAGCCTTTTTTCTATTATTTGGTTACAAAATTTTACAGCCTGATCTCCTGTTATGACAATCAAAACAAAGGGGAATTTGTGGTAGTATGTGTTGAGGAAGATGTAGCAGGGGAATTAGATCGAGCACCGCCTTCACTATGGCTGTCCCTTTCTTCTGATTGCATCTGCTCAGATTGTGTATGTTTCTGCTTTTGTAGAATTTGAGGGGCAGTGGGTGGTGGTGCAGCCACCGGAGCATAGATTCCGTTGGCCGCTGCAGCTAAGGTGGCTGTTTCCCCTGATGCTGTTGTTGTAGCCACTGCTGCATATTCAGGTGGTGGCACCCATATGCCTCCAACAACTACAAACTGAGGTGCTTGTGGATTGCTGTTGTTGTGGACTGCCGGGCTTGGTCTTCTCGTATGCAAACGGTATTTCTGAAACAAACCAAAGATCAATTACAATCCATAAACAACTGAAATCTGTTATCTTGCCCGGATCACCAAATGCTAAGCCAACAGTGGATAATTTTATCCCATTAAACCAATTAAATCAACTTTTCTCTCAACTGCAACATTTCCCAATTTTTCAAGACACGACCTTATCCAAAAATGCACAAATCCCATTTTGAATTGCACAAAACGTTTGAGAAATCAAGCACCCATTTTGTTTTATAAGGTATAGCACATTATTAACTTGTGTACCAACCTGTAAATGGCTCTTCACTTCATCATTAGTTAGTCCATCCACCTTCATTATCTCCCTAATCTGCTTTGGCGTTGCAGCTGCATTTCATTCAAATCAAATTAATATCAAAGACATTCAATTCTATCTAAATCCGAAGTTATATCGAAACATAGCCAAACCATAATTTGCAAATCACTTACCATGTGAACCACCAAGCTGTTGAAGGGCTTGCAAGAAGCGTCTATGCAACTCCGGTGACCAACACCGCCTTTGCTTTCTTTCACTTTGCCCGTCTTTCTCTTCTTTTCTGCTACTTCCACTACCCGTCCCTGCTCCTGCTCCTGTCCCCGCCGTCGAACTGGTTGCGGAAGCCGGCACTGAAGATGGGGTTTTAGCAATAGTCTGAATACTCTTCCCTGTAGTTTTCTCTTTGTGAAATGGCTGAAATGCACCTCCATTCCTCTTCACCTCCGTCACCACTGCCTTTCTGGGCACATCCTGCAACAATTTAGATAACAACAAAAAGATCTTCAATTCTCCCTCTTTATTTAATCTGTAACCAAACAGAAAATAACAAAGGGGTTTGTTGGTGGGTACCTCTTTGGGAGGTGGATCTGGGGACTGATTCCACAACTGGACAGATCTAAGCCAATCAGATTTCTTCTTATGATCACTGCTGTTTTTGTCCTTGTTGCTGCTGTTGCTGATGATAGTTTGGTTTCGCTTGTGTGAATGCTGTTCTTGATCATCATTATCATTTTCATTATCATCATTATCAGAAGAAGAATTAGTCCTCTTGATGGGAATAAATTCCTCAAGCACAGGTCTAGTTCCTTCACTCATCGTTTGCTCCGAGCACTCTGATTGCCCATGCATGTACTCCGTCGTCGTACCCGATAACTCCCTCCTACAAGCCTCGATCGCTGCACCCATCAACACCACAACGACACCCTCAAAAATCAACCATCCCTTAATTAAAACAGTAAcaggagaagaaaagaaaaatcacaaACCTTGCGTGACAAGCTCTAAACACAAAGGAAGCTCGCGTTGAAAAACTTGAATCTTACGCTTTTCTTCCTCTAATGCCTCCACATATTCATGGCACCGCTGCATCTTCTCTGCATAATCCATTTTTTCCCCTTGTTACTGCTAATGATGATGGTGATGGTGATATAGCCGTTGATGATGAAGCAGATTATATGATGAAGTGGGTTTTGGTGGTCTAAGCATAGATAGATCCGAACCAACGAGAGGGAAATTAAAGGAGAGGAGAATATGGGATCTAAATAGAATCAGAAAACGGAATCAACTTAAAGACAACCCAAACCAAACTATGcccaaacaaaaagaaaaaaaaaaaaaaaaagaagctttCTTTAGAGAGAGAATTTTATAAGATTAAGGTTTGGCGTTTGGAAAAAATGATAGGAAGAAGGATGAGAAGTGAGGAGAGGGAAGGAAAGAAAGAGATCGAAGTCGGGGCGTCGCGTACAAAACGAATCTTTGATGCGTggtatacattttttttttccccaGTCGACAGAGAAAGAGGTGAGAGAGAAGTTGAATATTCGAGGGTGTGATTCGCTTTTCGTCGCTTCTCTGTGGGCTGGCAATGACGTCAGCATTTTCCATCCATTACATACGTTCAGATAAGATCAAAGGAACCTGTCCGCCCTCCTGTTTTAAACCCTCTTTTCACTCCACGGCCGGTTAAAAGCCAACTCGCAGCAAATCCACAGGTAAAAAAATcaagaacttaaaaaaaaaaaaagtaatattctaaaaataataataataataataataataataataatctttttGGGTTTATCCATAATTTTAGAGCGTGGATAATTGGATATCTGAATCTGAAGTGGTTGGCACCATAATTAATATTGCGTGTAaggataaaattttaatatcgtaATTTTGTTTTACATTTCATATTATTCTAgactttaaattattttatatatttatataaaataagaaaatattcacATTATACTTTCATGAgacattatttattattacttgatattttttattaattttttttattaattaattatttaattattttaaattataattaaattattaattctttaattatgtatatatgagtaataaattatttaataattatttttttaatattataataaataataactattattattataaaataaattataatacattaatatatatgtatttatatatctatatctatattatatataaatagattttaaatatttttattatgaaatttttaaaaagtttgagaaataaaatgttataaaaataaaatatataataattaataaaaattcaaaatattatattatttttatatattaaaattaaaaaatatatataaattaaaattattaatagttaTGTGCATTAATACGAATAATTCtctaatctcaattaattttagaGAATAGATATCACTGTTGGTAGCTGCATTTTAGAACCATCGaaataattaattgaaataaaaatttagttaatttgttaaataatttaatttttattttttaaaaaattgaatttttaataaaacaaatttaataaaatcaaaatttcaaaattgtaTATTTTGAAGGTTTATCACTAATTATGATGCTAttaacaaatttaataaaataaaaatattaattattttaacagtaattaattattttaatagtcataaattattttaaattgtgatttgataCAAAGAACTTAGATATACACtgtttgtacacaactaattaAGACAACGGTTTAGGTTTGGCGATTCTTTGCTTGGAGCGGATTATTATTCTTTTGTAAGGTATTTGCTTGATGCATGCTTTACTTATTTTACAGATTAAACTCGTAATTAAGCTATCGAAATTTAATTTGGCGATTTGTCGTTGTGAACCGAAAGCTTAGTCATATTGTACGTTCTGCGGATATCGACGGGACATTACTACTtataattcattattttattttttgaataattttGGGTAGTATTTAATATTCTATCAGAATGGAATATACCTTGGAGCGTTGTCGAAGGCGGAATCTGGTGAGCGTGCATATGGAGTGGCCACGCGTCGCATAATTGGGTCTGGCAGAGAAGTGGCTTTTCACGCTCTGTAAGGGCCAACTTAGCCATCCCTGTAACCTTATCCCCCCTGCCCTACTGTGTTCCCTCGTTTTATGGTTCGCTGAATCATTGTTTGTCGCACTCGCTCTCCAGGcgcgtggggggggggggggtggttggGTAAGGAAGCCACGTTTTCTTTTACACTCTTTTTTCTTCGCATTATTGAGGGGTCATGATCGGGACAGGCTTATCATAAACCATGGTGGTGCTccatggaattttttttttcatttgtgagtattaataaaaaaaattttcaatttaataatattaaaatcatctttaaaataattatacttaaaattaaataaattaaaaaataaagattttcctatttctaaaaataaaaatatttttaaaacattttaaataaaaaaaataaatgtaattacACAATGATTCGATACTTATTTTATCAtaggtattttttttattttaccatTCAGATAATGTATGATCCCATTATTCATCTCACATATTGGACCCATTTGAAAATTATTGCAtgaaaaaattagataaaattcaTATGATTTAGAggtaaaaatcaattttgaatatatatatatatatatatatatataaaggtaaAGATTTTTGTTCTAGTGGCTTTTCTCTTTAAAAATTTCTAAATATTTATActtctcatttaattttatatttaatcaataaaaattattaagaaaataaattatttataataagttttaaaatgtgttaatattatttataataagtgATTTCTGTTCATCTCAAACTCaacaaattttttattattaataaattaatttaaattttaataattttataaaatattcaaattatattttaaaatattgtattCCAAATTTAACATTgaacaaatataaatatatatttacattaattaatatttttataaataaatttcggtaataaatatttaatatctaaaatttgaaattcattgcTTAAGTCTGGTTGTAACGTTGCACgaagttttttatttttaaaaaaagaaaaaaaaaattattgcacAAGTTCAAATGGAACCCCACATcaaataggaataaaatacatGGCTGTTGCGTTATGACCTATTAGTCAATATTGTTATTTTCCTCCTaaattaaggttttttttttttttttaaatataaggcTTTTCGAATTGGCGGCATAGTCTTTTTAATCCCATGACTCGAAATTATTAATTGTGATCTTTGatttaatctatttttttaaGAGGAGATCTATAATTAAACCTAACGTCAATCATTTTGCATGAATAATGAAATATCATATAATGGATCTAATTACGTTCTCGAGTAAAAGTAATATTTAGTTATTATTCTAATATAAGAGATCATGAAAATAAAATTGTATTACTTCACCCAGCTTATCGTTAAATTATCACGTTCAACTATTCTTTGAATTAAGATAAAGATATATCCatcactaaattaaatttaagagTACAATGacgttgattttattttatagacatggcttttaataatttttttttataaaatttaaattataagtttgaatttaagattttataattttacatataatttcaacaatattaaattaaaattaattgatttGACTTTCTTAAGTACTAATTGGTGTAGCTTTTAACATTGTGAATGATATCCATTAATAAATATGTGGTTATACATTTTGCTCACGAATTTACTTCTTGTGTTATAAAAGTCTTTCCATTTTCAAAATGGGATATTTCCCCTGCAAATTagacaatatttttttttaatttagaaataATACTTTTTGTTGGATTTTTTTAGTTCCaaaaaagtgaaaaataaaaattcaagaaagtaattttgataaaataaacaaagccataataattttcaaagtataataaaCTACCATAAAGTTGTATTCCTTTTCAAAGATTGACTTGCGTAATTAAACTGTTAAATCTTCCTGCATCCCAATTCCCAGATATAATAATTGATCCAGAAGTGGTGGGATACTGTGGCATTGCTTTTTCTGATATTGGAGCCTGCTTTCAAATTGAGCTGCCTTTTTCACTGAGCAGTGAGGAGATTGGAGGCCATGAAAAGCCACTGTTACAAAGGACACATGGGTTGTATTAAGGTTATGTTTGATTGGATGCaatcaaaattgtaataaaatcatTATTgtattgtatgtatatatatatatatatatatatatatatatatatatatatatatatatatatatatatatttttacttcatttaattatgtatatataattatgattaattaCTTTATTTGTTTTAGTTATCATTCAGTATGGCAAACCATTAGGATCAAGTCAAATCTAATTACAGTTTTAGTTCATTGATTCAAGGATGAAAATTAGATCACATGATTTCTAATTTTATTTACTATATTGACTCTAGTTTGATTTTGATTTATTCCTTTGTGAATAAATTTAACGGTTgaaagtttttttatttttttttatttttaaataagttTTGATATGAAATAGGACTCGTTGGTTTTGGTTCAATTTCCACCTCATTTAAAGTCAATTCTATTCAATTAGCCTGATCCaatctaattaatttaaattcaatcaGATTAACAATTATGACTAATTTACAACCCCATTGATCACTAGTCAATATAGTTATTACCATTatcttattattataattatatataaattcaatattaaaataaaaaattattattactttatttataattattttataattaaataaaaaataataattatgatgtcatattatattacaatattaattaattaaattacatcaCATTATCTCCAAACAAATGATATTTTAGAATTTGATGCCCTTCATTATGGGTTTGTTGAGCCTCATGTCTCGCCTCATTTTGAGTCgtaaatattttaataagatatatatatatatatagaataaaagaaatgaatttttttattcaaagtttttaaaaaatcaattaaattgagtgattataaaatttaataaaatttattataaagtataattttttaaaattttaattaattaaatgctaAAATAATTTATTCTAAGAATTTTCCTCGAACATTCGCCAGGATATTACTTTCCATAATAAGCCATTTCGTTGTCACCGTCACCACTTCCGTCACCTTTTATGGTCCATGCAAATCTGTTTTCAAATTTCCAAATTTTTCATCGATTTTATCAACtttgaatttaaaaaaagaaaagagagaatatTTTGACTAATCTTGACGCAAAGATTCTTAGCTCGTATTTTTGTCTTAAGAGTAAAGATTCATAACTTAGTTActtaaaatgtgatttggaaTAGAAAAGAAGTTTTACATGGTTTCTATATACATGaataaaaaaatagagaaaattttctgtaatatttttaataattgaaaaattCTCTGAAATTACATAAGAATAAAGGTATTTACAGAGTTTTTGGACTCTTAAATCTAAtaggaatttaaatttattttttaaaaaatttaaataaattaaaatacagtaaaaatatataaactaaatagaaaaattaaattctAAATAAAGTAGAAAACAAATAAATCCTAAATATAATAGAAAAGCTTCCTaaattaattctaattaattTCTGCAAATGTGTATAGTCAAAATAGGAAGTCCAAGTGACTTTAGGACTACAGGACTTTATAATTAACTCTAAAAATGTAACTTTACATAACTGGTAGAAAATCACGGGTAGGTGATTTAGCTCTAATACATACCCAGGGCATGTACTATTCTGTGTTAAATTGTTGTTCTCGCTGGAATACATTATTTTAACTTCTTTTACTTCTCTCTTACTGTCTAAGCCTCGCATCATTGATTCATAGATAAGTTTTAAGTTTGAGTCTGAATAATTTTTGTTATATAGTCTATTAATTATTATCCGACTCATTTTACTTCCATGAAAAAGAAGCAATTTTTCTAAAGCTTCAGCTTTTTGAAGTACCTAGCACCAAATGCTTATAGCTTCAACTTGAA encodes:
- the LOC110653860 gene encoding transcription factor HHO3 — its product is MDYAEKMQRCHEYVEALEEEKRKIQVFQRELPLCLELVTQAIEACRRELSGTTTEYMHGQSECSEQTMSEGTRPVLEEFIPIKRTNSSSDNDDNENDNDDQEQHSHKRNQTIISNSSNKDKNSSDHKKKSDWLRSVQLWNQSPDPPPKEDVPRKAVVTEVKRNGGAFQPFHKEKTTGKSIQTIAKTPSSVPASATSSTAGTGAGAGTGSGSSRKEEKDGQSERKQRRCWSPELHRRFLQALQQLGGSHAATPKQIREIMKVDGLTNDEVKSHLQKYRLHTRRPSPAVHNNSNPQAPQFVVVGGIWVPPPEYAAVATTTASGETATLAAAANGIYAPVAAPPPTAPQILQKQKHTQSEQMQSEERDSHSEGGARSNSPATSSSTHTTTNSPLF